GTCCGTATCGATCTGCTCGATCTCCCTCGCCAGGCTCTTCCGTCTCACCTCCAGCCGCGCGATCTCCTCGTCGGCCGCTGCGACGAGCGCGTTCAACGCACCGTCGGCATCGTCGAGCGCGCGCCACGCCGCGATGATCTCGTCAGGCGAGGCCGCCGATGCGAGCGCACGCGCCAGCTCGCGGCGGCGCGCGCGCATGGCCTTGAGCGCCGGCCCCTCCTCTTTCGCGATGACCGCGTCGCCAAGTTCCCTCAAGGCGGCCGCGAGCTCCCTGGCAAGCTCGAGCCCCTTCGGATCCATCGCCCCCTGGAACGCCGTGGCGCTGAAGCCGAGCGCGAGGCGGCTGCCCCTGTCCTCTGCCGTTTTCCCCTCGCCCGCCTTCCAGTCCGCCGACGCGATCGAAACCGCGACGGTGCGCGCAAGGCGCTGCGCAAACGTCGGCTTCGCGTACGAGTCGAACGTGAGCCGCGGGTGCCATCGCATCCAGTACGGCGTCAGCAACACGCCGAAGTTCTTCGGCAGCCCGTCGTCTTTTGCGAGCTGAGAAACCACGTTGACGACGAAGGCCTGCGGGCTGTCGGGACGTTCGATGGCGCTCGGCGAGACGCCGAGGAGCGTGATCGCGGCCGCGGTGGGCGCCTTCAGGTCGTCCAGTGCGGGCGCGGGCGCCACCGCCTGAGCTGAAACCGGCGCCGCGAGGCCGAACAGCAGCAGGCAGGCGCACGGCGGAAGCGAGGCGCTGCGGCTCACGACGGCTTCACGAACGTCACGGTTGTGGTGAAGCGCGCCGCATCGAGGTGGCTCGCGACGGCCGCCCGTGACGCGATGGTGAGTTTCTCCGCGCCGCCGGTCAGCACGTACTCGACCGACACGCGGTTGGTTGTCGCGAGAACATCCTGCACGAACGACTCGATCGTGACGGTGGATCCGACGAGCGCCGCTCCCGGCCCGAGCGGCACCGACAGGATCGACGCGCCGGCCGCCAGCTCGGCGTCGTCGCGAAATACGGCGATGGAGCCGATCTGGCCCGAGCCGATCGTGACGGCGAGCCGCACGTCACCCCGGCCGACCGCGTACTTCACCTTCTTCCGAACGCGCTTCATCGAGGGGCAAGAGGATATGGCCCCGGACACCTCGGCCGCAAGCAAAAGCCGCGTTGTCGGTGTTCGTCCTACAAGCACGCCGGCGCGACGACTGCCTACACTACCGGCGCATGAGAATCGCTGGGATGCGCGGGCGCCGCGTGGGCCGGGTGGCGACGGCGGGCTCGCTCACGGCGTTCCTGATCCGGCCCCGCCTTCCGTCGATTTCTCCTGCCGGCTCGATCTCCAGCAGCTCGGCGAGAAACGGATAGATGTCGATGTTCTCAACGGCATCCACCCTGGCTCCCTTGCGGATGCCGGGTCCCGTGACGAGAAAGATGCCGTGCATCGAAAGGAGCGCCGGATCCCATCCGTGCATGCCGGCGGGGAACCGTTCTCCGTCACGCTCGCGCGCGGACACCATGTAGTGCTCTTCCATCACGACGACGAGGTCGCCGATCCGCGGATCGGCGCGATAGTGCAGCCGCTCTGGCACGTCCTCGCGGAGGTACGCGCGGCCGTGCCGCAGGCGTGCGTTCAAATCGTCGCGCACCTGCCGCGCACGCTCGGGGCCGCCGCTCACGTGCAGGCTCGCGGTGGGGCCGGCGTCCAGCGCGATGATGTCCTTCATGTCGATGAGCGTCTCGAGGGCGACCGTGCGGTCGCGGCTCGATTCCGCCATGCCGTGGTCCGACACCAGCACGACGTACACCTGGTCGCGGATCGACAGCGTCTCGATCCCGTCGAGCAGCCGGCCGAGCGACGCGTCCACGCGCGAGAGCGCGTCGCGCACTTCGGGAGCCCAGGGACCGGAGCGGTGGGCGGCGCCGTCAACGTCGCTGAAGTACAAGGTCACCAGGCGCGGGCGCGTGTCGGGCGGGAGCCGCAGCCACTCGAGCACGGCGTCCACGCGATCGGCGTTCGGGATCCGGCCGTCGTACGTTTTCCAATACGTCGGACGGACGCCGCCGATCGCCGCTTCCGATCCCGGCCAGAAGAACGACGCCGCCTTCACTCCCTGTTTCACGGCCGTTGCCCAGATCGGCTCGCCGCGATACCACGTGCCGTCGGTCACCGCGTTCTGATCTCCCAGCGCATAGCTTTCATGGCGCGCCGGATCCCAGAACACATTCGCGACGATGCCGTGGTGCTCGGTGTAGAGGCCGGTGACGATCGTGTAGTGATTCGGGAACGTCTTGGTGGGGAACACCGGGACGAGCGCGCTCGCCCGCGCACCTTCGCGCATGGCGCGCTCGAATGCCGGCAGCGCGTAGCGGTCGAGATAGTCGGCGCGGAGGCCGTCGAACGACACGAGGATGACGTGAGACGGTCCGGGCAGCGCGGGCGCGGCCGCTGCGCCCGCCGGGCGGGCGGGCGCCGGCGCGCTCGCGCAGCCGACCGTGACGGCAACCAGGAGGATCGTGGAGAGTGCACGGACGACGTGTCGCATCGCGCTCAGACCCTCAGGTAATCCGCCTGCCAGTCGCGGATCATCTTCTTGATGGTTGTCTGATCGGTGATGCGATCGTCGAGCACCTTCGAGCAGAGGGCGGGAAGCTCCGCGTCGCTGGCGAAGCGGAGCGCGATCAGTTGCCGCACAGACAGCTCGGAAATGCGCGCGGCGAGCGGCGAGGGCAGCACCTCGCGCAGCCGGAGCCGCATCTCCAGGCGAATGATCCGATTCTGCACGGTCAACGCGAAGATGCGCGTGAACAAGTAGAGGACGATCAAGGCGATCGCCAGCAGCAGGCTGACGAGCGCGTCCCCTGAGAGACCGGTGACCACTCGGTAAACCCACCAGAACAGGTTCACCAGGAGCAGCCCGAAGGTCAGTCCGTGGTACAGCGGCACGATGCGCGCGTGGTTTGCGAACGTCTGCGGGCGTTGTGTTGCCATGCGCGACAGCATAGCGCACAGCTCTCGGGCACCGTCCAGTACCGCGGACAGGTGTCCCTTCCCTGTTGCTGCGCCGTTCGCGAATCGCAGCCTGAATCCAGCTCTGGCGTTTGGCACAACCGTTGCCCTCCGTACCGTTGGCCTGTTTTCGGAGGCACGTATGACCCGCATCAGACAGGTAACTCTCATCGCCGGGCTCGTCGCGATCCTGACCGGCACGTGGATCGGCGACGCCCAC
This portion of the Acidobacteriota bacterium genome encodes:
- a CDS encoding alkaline phosphatase family protein, which encodes MRHVVRALSTILLVAVTVGCASAPAPARPAGAAAAPALPGPSHVILVSFDGLRADYLDRYALPAFERAMREGARASALVPVFPTKTFPNHYTIVTGLYTEHHGIVANVFWDPARHESYALGDQNAVTDGTWYRGEPIWATAVKQGVKAASFFWPGSEAAIGGVRPTYWKTYDGRIPNADRVDAVLEWLRLPPDTRPRLVTLYFSDVDGAAHRSGPWAPEVRDALSRVDASLGRLLDGIETLSIRDQVYVVLVSDHGMAESSRDRTVALETLIDMKDIIALDAGPTASLHVSGGPERARQVRDDLNARLRHGRAYLREDVPERLHYRADPRIGDLVVVMEEHYMVSARERDGERFPAGMHGWDPALLSMHGIFLVTGPGIRKGARVDAVENIDIYPFLAELLEIEPAGEIDGRRGRIRNAVSEPAVATRPTRRPRIPAILMRR